In a genomic window of Helianthus annuus cultivar XRQ/B chromosome 10, HanXRQr2.0-SUNRISE, whole genome shotgun sequence:
- the LOC110886871 gene encoding uncharacterized protein LOC110886871, with product MAKTTFFFTFLTLLISITSSSNPNPNPTKSPSLTTTTAHSVLTHHGFPIGLLPTGVFTYNLNTTTGEFSVDLGTPCRLILPPDNYLATYSKKVTGKIVENRIAELKGIRVRAFFQWWGITGIKINGDDLVFEVGMVTAKYPVKNFDESPQCEGKKHSSS from the coding sequence ATGGCCAAAAccaccttcttcttcaccttCCTCACCCTCCTCATCTCCATAACATCTTcttcaaaccctaaccctaaccccaCCAAATCCCCCTCACTAACCACCACCACCGCTCACTCCGTCCTCACCCACCACGGCTTCCCAATCGGTCTTCTCCCCACCGGCGTCTTCACCTACAACCTCAACACCACCACCGGCGAGTTCTCCGTCGACCTCGGAACCCCCTGCCGCCTCATCCTCCCCCCTGACAACTACCTCGCCACCTATTCGAAGAAAGTCACCGGCAAGATCGTTGAGAATCGGATCGCGGAACTTAAGGGGATTAGGGTTAGGGCTTTTTTCCAGTGGTGGGGGATTACTGGAATTAAAATTAACGGTGATGATCTTGTGTTTGAAGTTGGGATGGTGACTGCTAAGTATCCGGTTAAGAATTTTGATGAGAGTCCTCAGTGTGAGGGTAAAAAACACTCGTCTTCTTga